GAGCTGGTGGCCGCCGTGCGGGATGCAGCGGCGCGGCGACCAGCCGGCGGCGCGGACGACGTCGAGCGTGCGCAGATACTCCACGAGCCCGTACGACAGCGCGCAGTCGAACTGCAGCCAGTCGCGGTCGGGGCGCATGCCGCCGTGGCGGAGCAGGTTCCGCGCATCCTGGTGACTGAACAGGTTCTCGCCGGTGGCCATCGGCCCCGGATAGATCTCGGCGAGCGCGGCCTGCAGCGCGTAGTCGAGCGGGTCGCCCGCCTCCTCGAACCAGAACAGCGGGTACTCGCGCAGCAGCCTCGCGTACGCGATCGCCTGCTCGAGATCCAGCCGCCCGTTCGCGTCGACGGCGAGGCGCGCGTCGCTCCCCAGCTCACGGAGCACCGCCTCGATGCGTCGCGCGTCCTCGGCGATGTCGGCGCCGATCTTCATCTTCACCACGGTGTAGCCGCGGTCGACGTAGCTGCGCATCTCGCCGCGCAGCGCGCCGAGGTCCTTGCCCGGGTAGTAGTAGCCGCCGGCGGCGTAGACGAACACGCGCGGGTCGGCGGTGCCGCCGTGCCGCTCGGCGAGGAGGCGAAACAGCGGCTTCCCGGCGATCTTCGCGACCGCATCCCACACCGCCATGTCGATCGCGCCGACGGCCACCGAGCGCTCGCCGTGGCCGCCGGGCTTCTCGTTGCGCATCATCGCCGCCCACACGTGGTGCGGATCGAGGTTCGTTCCCGCGTCGTTCACGAGCGAGTCGGGATCCGCCTCGAGCACGCGCGGCGCGAACCGTTCGCGGATCAATCCGCCCTGCCCGTAGCGGCCGTTCGAGTTGAACCCGTAGCCGACGACGCGCCGACCGTCGCGGACCTCGTCGGTGACGACCGCGATGAGCGACAGCGTCATCGCCGAGAAGTCGACGTACGCGTTCGCGATGGGCGAGGCGATGGAGTGCGTGGTCTCGCGGATCTCGACGATGCGCATTGGGCTGGAGGCAAGAGCGTTACGCATCATTTCCATTGCGTTACCATCATCCCCATAGGCGCTAGCGCCAAGGCACTCGGGCCTATGGAGATAGATGGTAACGCAATGGAAATGATGCGTCACCGAGCCGCAGCGCTCGCCCCGCCTAACGTGACCCTGATGGGCGACGCGATGCGCTGGGCCGCTGCGTCGAGGTACTTCCACCAGTCCTTCACGTCGCGGAAGTCGCCGCTGTCGGTCCAGCCGGCGGCGACGTAGTTCGTGACCGGCACGCCGCTCCTCGCCTTCAGGATCGCGAGGTAGTGGTTCCCGGTCTCCTTCCAGTCGACGAGGCGATTCTTCTCGACGAGCACCGCGGCGCCGAGCTCCCCGTGGCCGCCGCTCTTCGGTACGACGGGCGCCCACGCGGTGAGCCAGGCGAGCGGCTGCGCCTTACTCTCGATGCCGACCGCCGCCGGCTGCTTGAACAGCCCCGTGGCGTACGTGATGTCGCTGCCGTCGGCGGAGCGGAGCGTGCTCTCCTGCTTGAACCAGTTCTGCCCCGCGTCCTGCGTGACGCGCTTCACCTCGGAGACGCGCTGGCCGGCGGCGTCGTACGGGTCGTAGCGCAGCTCGAAGATCGTGCGCAGCGGCCCGTTCGCGACGATCTTCCACGCCTTGAAGTTGTCGGCGCGGTACAGCGAGTCGCCGCGCCACACGCCGATGCCGCCGGCGCCGAGCGTCTCGCCGACATCGTAGAAGTCGGCGCCCTCGCCGGTGTCGACGTGATACGAGTCGTGTCCCTTGCCGTACCACTTCTCGACGATCGGCTCGCGCGTCTTCTTCACCCAGATGTCGATGCCGTTCGACGACATCGCCGACGACGTCTTCTTGAGCCCCTCGCCGTAGACGCGCCACGCGATGCGATCGCTCTCCCACGCGACGTCGTCGCGCGGGTCGTCGTGGCGGGCGAACGTCTTCACCTTCGGCTTCGCCGTCGGCGCCGCGGCCTCCACGGTGAAGTCCTTCGTCTCGTTCGGCCAGAACGTGCCCTGGAACAGCAGCTCGTCGGACGTGCCGTCGCCATCGTCGTCGACGACCTGGCTCGTGAGCTCGCGCCCAGCGGCGTCGAGCACCCGTACGTGCTCGGGCGTCGCCGCCGCGAGGCGCTGGCGCACCGCGGACCACGGCACGGCGATCATCTCGTCGACGCGGGTGATGCCCAACGTGTTCTCGGCGCGGAGCGTGGCGCGCGGCGCCTGGGCCGCCAGCGGCGCGGCGACGGCGCAGGCGCCGAGCAGTGTGAGGTGACGGATCATGAGCTCACCGCAGCGTGGAGATGTCGACGGGCTGCATGTCGGCGTAGTCCTGGTTCTCGCCGCCCATCGCCCAGCAGAACGAGTACGCGCTCGTGCCGCATCCCGCGTGCACGGACCAGCCGGGCGACAGCGCGACCTCGCCGTCGCGCACCACGATCGTCCGCGTCTCCGACGGCTGGCCGAGCAGGTGGAGCACGATCGCGTCGTGCGGCAGGTCGAAGTACAGGTAGATCTCGGTGCGGCGGTGGTGCGTGTGCGCGGGCATCGTGTTCCACACGCTCCCCGGCTCCAGCGTCGTGACGCCCATGACGAGCTGCGCGCTGCGCGCGCCGGCGGTGTGGATGTAGCGCGCCACGCGACGCCGGTTCGCCGTCTCCAGCGCGCCGATGGTCGCTCCCTGCGCCTCGGACTGCGTCACCACCGTGGTCGGGTGCGACGCGTGCGCGGGATAGCTCACGAGATAGAAGCGCGCCGGGTCCTTCGCGTCCGCGCTCTCGAACGACACGTCGCGGCTCCCGCGCCCGACGTACAGCACGTCCTTGCGGCCTAACAGATGGCGCGTGCCGTCGACCGTGACGGTGCCCACGCCGCCGATGTTCAGCACGCCGAGCTCGCGCCGCTCCGTGAAGTACTCGGCCAGCAGGTCGGGGTGCGCCTCGAGCCTCAGGGGCGCGCCGGTCGGCACCGCGCCGCCGATGACGACGCGGTCGAGATCGACGATCTCGAGCCGGACCTCGCCGGGGCGGAAGATGTCGGAGACGAGGAAGCTCGCGCGGAGCTCCTCGGTGGTCATCCGCGACGTCGTCGCGGCGTTAGGCAGGTATCTCATGGGTGCGTTGTTTCGGGTCTCACACGGAGCCGCGGAGCACGCGGAGTACGGCTGAGGATCTCCTCAATTCTCGAGATTCGCTGAATCGAGCCCCACGTCGTGGAGTCGTCCCGGGCGCGGTTCAGTGTCGCCGGGCACGACTCCACGGCCTCGGTTCGTCAATTCGAGGAATTCCGAGAATTCGAGGAATCGCTCGGCTTTGCGGTCTCCGCGTCCTCCGCGGCTCCGCGTGAGTCGTCGTTGTGCTCACCGGGCCATCCAGCCTCCGTCGACGACGAGCACGTGCCCGTTCACGTAGTCGCTCGCCCGCGAGGCGAGGAAGATC
This DNA window, taken from Gemmatirosa kalamazoonensis, encodes the following:
- a CDS encoding mandelate racemase/muconate lactonizing enzyme family protein, with amino-acid sequence MRIVEIRETTHSIASPIANAYVDFSAMTLSLIAVVTDEVRDGRRVVGYGFNSNGRYGQGGLIRERFAPRVLEADPDSLVNDAGTNLDPHHVWAAMMRNEKPGGHGERSVAVGAIDMAVWDAVAKIAGKPLFRLLAERHGGTADPRVFVYAAGGYYYPGKDLGALRGEMRSYVDRGYTVVKMKIGADIAEDARRIEAVLRELGSDARLAVDANGRLDLEQAIAYARLLREYPLFWFEEAGDPLDYALQAALAEIYPGPMATGENLFSHQDARNLLRHGGMRPDRDWLQFDCALSYGLVEYLRTLDVVRAAGWSPRRCIPHGGHQLSLAIAAGLGLGGNESYPDLFQPFGGFPDGTRVEDGHVVLPELPGIGFEGKADLIRVMRDLAE
- a CDS encoding DUF4861 domain-containing protein yields the protein MIRHLTLLGACAVAAPLAAQAPRATLRAENTLGITRVDEMIAVPWSAVRQRLAAATPEHVRVLDAAGRELTSQVVDDDGDGTSDELLFQGTFWPNETKDFTVEAAAPTAKPKVKTFARHDDPRDDVAWESDRIAWRVYGEGLKKTSSAMSSNGIDIWVKKTREPIVEKWYGKGHDSYHVDTGEGADFYDVGETLGAGGIGVWRGDSLYRADNFKAWKIVANGPLRTIFELRYDPYDAAGQRVSEVKRVTQDAGQNWFKQESTLRSADGSDITYATGLFKQPAAVGIESKAQPLAWLTAWAPVVPKSGGHGELGAAVLVEKNRLVDWKETGNHYLAILKARSGVPVTNYVAAGWTDSGDFRDVKDWWKYLDAAAQRIASPIRVTLGGASAAAR
- the kduI gene encoding 5-dehydro-4-deoxy-D-glucuronate isomerase, whose translation is MRYLPNAATTSRMTTEELRASFLVSDIFRPGEVRLEIVDLDRVVIGGAVPTGAPLRLEAHPDLLAEYFTERRELGVLNIGGVGTVTVDGTRHLLGRKDVLYVGRGSRDVSFESADAKDPARFYLVSYPAHASHPTTVVTQSEAQGATIGALETANRRRVARYIHTAGARSAQLVMGVTTLEPGSVWNTMPAHTHHRRTEIYLYFDLPHDAIVLHLLGQPSETRTIVVRDGEVALSPGWSVHAGCGTSAYSFCWAMGGENQDYADMQPVDISTLR